In Archocentrus centrarchus isolate MPI-CPG fArcCen1 chromosome 21, fArcCen1, whole genome shotgun sequence, the following are encoded in one genomic region:
- the lrrc3 gene encoding leucine-rich repeat-containing protein 3 codes for MQDLAGPDMHRKSLIFSGFALLWGLLFGIFFTSAPVIACPASCHCVEKNGLTVVQCMSRNLEKIPSDLPRDTVILLLASNHITHIPHHAFKELHYLQELDLSNNDIETVDVGAFQGVSDSLLVLDLSNNRIQSVPKEAFARLRAKISLSNNPWHCECTLQEVLRELRLDPETVNEVMCHTAVQEEYAGKPVIQVLDSGINFCNFHHKTTDVAMFVTMFGWFTMVIAYVIYYVRHNQEDARRHLEYLKSLPSSSQISKDFDTISTVL; via the coding sequence ATGCAGGACTTAGCAGGGCCTGATATGCACAGGAAATCCCTGATCTTCAGTGGCTTTGCCCTCTTATGGGGCTTGCTCTTTGGAATATTTTTCACAAGTGCACCAGTGATCGCTTGTCCTGCAAGTTGTCACTGTGTAGAGAAGAATGGCTTGACCGTGGTCCAATGTATGTCTCGCAACCTGGAGAAGATCCCTTCAGATCTTCCAAGAGATACCGTTATCCTGCTTTTGGCATCCAACCACATCACCCACATCCCTCACCATGCCTTCAAGGAACTGCACTACCTTCAGGAGCTGGATCTGTCTAACAATGACATCGAGACTGTGGATGTTGGAGCATTTCAGGGTGTTTCTGACAGCCTCCTTGTCCTGGATTTATCAAATAATCGCATCCAAAGTGTCCCCAAAGAGGCATTTGCCCGCCTACGGGCAAAAATCAGCCTCTCGAACAACCCCTGGCACTGTGAGTGTACATTGCAGGAGGTCCTGAGGGAGCTGCGGCTGGACCCGGAGACAGTGAACGAGGTGATGTGTCACACGGCCGTGCAGGAGGAATATGCAGGCAAACCAGTAATCCAGGTGCTGGACTCAGGGATCAACTTCTGCAACTTTCACCACAAGACGACTGATGTAGCCATGTTTGTCACCATGTTCGGGTGGTTCACAATGGTGATCGCGTATGTCATCTATTACGTGAGGCACAATCAGGAGGATGCCAGGAGGCACCTGGAGTACCTCAAGTCACTGCCAAGCAGCTCTCAGATCAGCAAGGACTTTGACACCATCAGCACAGTTCTCTAG